From Vanessa cardui chromosome 11, ilVanCard2.1, whole genome shotgun sequence, the proteins below share one genomic window:
- the LOC124533532 gene encoding laccase-1 isoform X1 — translation MGCSARFCLLTLSLCLVTELAFGVRVLPKRKKEAIPDDQSTSASWWQSGTATPFRDSSNSFASTHGLVQTHPTGSDPFNTFGSIDSTIGPSANPFVPASGSGPLSGASFRSNPLPPLARTANGKLSLKHLDFTSSATAELRRNPALSAPDECARACRENEPPRICYYHFTLEFYTVLGAACQVCTPNATNVVWSHCQCVLADGVERGILSANRMLPGPSIQVCENDKVVIDVENHMEGMEVTIHWHGIWQRGSQYYDGVPFVTQCPIQQGNTFRYQWQGNAGTHFWHAHTGLQKLDGLYGSIVVRQPPSKDPNSHLYDYDLTTHVMLLSDWLHEDAAERFPGRLAVNTGQDPENVLINGKGQFRDPNTGFMTNTPLEVFTITPGRRYRFRMINAFASVCPAQITIEGHNLTVIATDGEPVQPVKVNTIISFSGERYDFVIEANNIPGAYWIQVRGLGECGIKRAQQLGILRYARGPYQPSSTPPTYDVGIPQGVVLNPLDAICDVKRNDAVCVSNLKAAKPVDKAVLQERPDVKIFLPFRFHFYKPKDLFKENMYKNYLVAPGGDHVLSLVDEISYTAPPAPPLSQMHELPPELFCNGDNRPADCSVDCRCTHMIDVPLNSIVEIVLVDEVQSPNLSHPFHLHGTPYNVIGMGRSPDKNIKKINLKHALDLDRKGLLHRQYNLPPFKDTLAVPNNGYVVLRLKADNPGYWLFHCHFIYHIVIGMNLILHIGTQRDLPPVPPNFPRCGHHLPSITSPAYYPIH, via the exons aAGCAATCCCGGATGACCAATCGACGTCAGCGTCATGGTGGCAATCGGGAACAGCGACGCCTTTCCGGGACAGCAGTAATTCATTCGCTTCGACACATGGACTCGTTCAAACACACCCGACCGGCAGTGATCCGTTTAACACATTCGGTTCAATCGACAGCACAATCGGGCCATCAGCAAATCCATTCGTGCCAGCAAGCGGCAGCGGTCCGCTTAGTGGGGCCAGCTTCAGAAGTAATCCGTTGCCTCCTTTAGCGAGAACCGCGAATGGAAAATTGTCTCTGAAGCATTTGGATTTCACAAGCAGCGCTACAGCTGAGCTTAGAAGAAACCCTGCATTATCAGCCCCTGATGAGTGCGCGAGAGCGTGCCGGGAAAATGAACCACCAAGAATTTGCTACTATCATTTCACCCTCGAATTCTACACCGTTTTGGGAGC GGCTTGCCAAGTATGTACACCTAACGCAACCAACGTAGTTTGGTCGCATTGCCAGTGCGTGTTAGCTGACGGAGTCGAACGTGGTATCTTGTCTGCTAACAGAATGTTGCCCGGTCCTTCTATACAAGTTTGTGAAAATGACAAAGTAGTTATCGATGTAGAAAATCACATGGAAGGTATGGAAGTAACCATTCACTGGCACGGAATCTGGCAGCGTGGCTCTCAATACTATGATGGCGTGCCATTTGTTACCCAATGTCCTATCCAACAAGGAAATACTTTCAG ataccAATGGCAAGGTAACGCTGGTACTCACTTCTGGCATGCTCACACTGGTCTTCAGAAACTGGATGGTTTATATGGAAGTATAGTCGTTCGTCAACCGCCATCCAAAGACCCCAACAGTCATCtttatgattatgatttgaCGACTCACGTTATGTTACTCAGTGATTGGCTCCACGAGGATGCCGCTGAGAGATTCCCTGGTCGTCTAGCTGTTAACACTGGTCAAGACCCCGAGAACGTGCTTATCAATGGAAAAGGGCAATTTAGAGACCCAAATACTGGATTTATGACGAACACACCTCTTGAAGTTTTCACCATTACACCTGGCAGAAGATACAGGTTCAGAATGATTAATGCCTTTGCTTCAGTTTGCCCCGCCCAAATTACGATCGAGGGTCATAATCTGACAGTAATTGCGACTGACGGAGAGCCAGTGCAACCAGTCAAAGTTAACACAATCATCTCGTTCTCCg GTGAACGTTACGACTTTGTCATCGAAGCGAACAATATACCTGGTGCGTATTGGATTCAAGTACGTGGTCTTGGAGAGTGTGGTATTAAACGAGCTCAGCAACTTGGTATCCTTCGTTACGCTAGAGGACCTTATCAACCATCTTCCACTCCACCGACCTACGATGTTGGAATACCACAAGGAGTC GTTTTGAACCCATTAGATGCAATCTGCGATGTAAAACGTAACGATGCAGTGTGCGTCAGTAATTTAAAGGCAGCCAAACCTGTTGATAAGGCAGTGCTGCAAGAGCGACCTGATGTGAAAATATTCCTGCCCTTCAGATTCCATTTCTATAAACCAAAAGACCTCTTTAAAGAAAacatgtataaaaactatttag TGGCTCCGGGAGGTGATCACGTTCTGAGTTTGGTCGATGAGATTTCATATACAGCCCCACCAGCGCCTCCTCTTTCTCAAATGCATGAACTACCACCGGAGCTGTTCTGCAATGGCGACAATAGACCTGCTGACTGCTCGGTTGATTGCAGATGTACACACATGATCGACGTGCCTTTAAATTCCATCGTTGAAATAGTTCTTGTGGATGaag TACAATCACCGAATCTGTCTCACCCATTCCATCTACACGGAACGCCATATAACGTTATCGGTATGGGTCGATCGCCAGATAAGAATATCAAGAAGATTAACTTGAAGCACGCACTAGACCTCGACAGAAAGGGTCTTCTGCACAGGCAGTATAACTTACCGCCCTTCAAAGACACACTCGCCGTGCCCAATAATGGATACGTTGTATTGAGACTGAAAGCTGATAATCCAG gCTATTGGCTGTTCCATTGCCATTTCATTTACCACATAGTCATCGGGATGaacttaatattacatataggGACACAGAGAGATCTACCACCCGTGCCACCGAACTTCCCGCGGTGCGGTCACCATCTACCGTCAATAACGTCACCAGCGTACTATCCAATTCACTAA
- the LOC124533532 gene encoding laccase-1 isoform X2 yields the protein MGCSARFCLLTLSLCLVTELAFGVRVLPKRKKEAIPDDQSTSASWWQSGTATPFRDSSNSFASTHGLVQTHPTGSDPFNTFGSIDSTIGPSANPFVPASGSGPLSGASFRSNPLPPLARTANGKLSLKHLDFTSSATAELRRNPALSAPDECARACRENEPPRICYYHFTLEFYTVLGAACQVCTPNATNVVWSHCQCVLADGVERGILSANRMLPGPSIQVCENDKVVIDVENHMEGMEVTIHWHGIWQRGSQYYDGVPFVTQCPIQQGNTFRYQWQGNAGTHFWHAHTGLQKLDGLYGSIVVRQPPSKDPNSHLYDYDLTTHVMLLSDWLHEDAAERFPGRLAVNTGQDPENVLINGKGQFRDPNTGFMTNTPLEVFTITPGRRYRFRMINAFASVCPAQITIEGHNLTVIATDGEPVQPVKVNTIISFSGERYDFVIEANNIPGAYWIQVRGLGECGIKRAQQLGILRYARGPYQPSSTPPTYDVGIPQGVVMNPLDARCNIRRNDAICVSQLKNARNIDPAILQERPDVKIFLPFRFFAYRPEMLFQPNTYNRYLVAPQGDHVISLIDEISYMSPPAPLISQFDDINPDQFCNGDNRPADCGQNCMCTHKVDIPLNAVVEVVMVDEVQIANLSHPFHLHGYAYNVIGIGRSPDQNVKKINLKHALDLDRRGLLERHLKQGDLPPAKDTIAVPNNGYVIVRFRANNPGFWLLHCHFLFHIVIGMNVVLQVGTHADLPPIPPNFPTCGDHLPPIN from the exons aAGCAATCCCGGATGACCAATCGACGTCAGCGTCATGGTGGCAATCGGGAACAGCGACGCCTTTCCGGGACAGCAGTAATTCATTCGCTTCGACACATGGACTCGTTCAAACACACCCGACCGGCAGTGATCCGTTTAACACATTCGGTTCAATCGACAGCACAATCGGGCCATCAGCAAATCCATTCGTGCCAGCAAGCGGCAGCGGTCCGCTTAGTGGGGCCAGCTTCAGAAGTAATCCGTTGCCTCCTTTAGCGAGAACCGCGAATGGAAAATTGTCTCTGAAGCATTTGGATTTCACAAGCAGCGCTACAGCTGAGCTTAGAAGAAACCCTGCATTATCAGCCCCTGATGAGTGCGCGAGAGCGTGCCGGGAAAATGAACCACCAAGAATTTGCTACTATCATTTCACCCTCGAATTCTACACCGTTTTGGGAGC GGCTTGCCAAGTATGTACACCTAACGCAACCAACGTAGTTTGGTCGCATTGCCAGTGCGTGTTAGCTGACGGAGTCGAACGTGGTATCTTGTCTGCTAACAGAATGTTGCCCGGTCCTTCTATACAAGTTTGTGAAAATGACAAAGTAGTTATCGATGTAGAAAATCACATGGAAGGTATGGAAGTAACCATTCACTGGCACGGAATCTGGCAGCGTGGCTCTCAATACTATGATGGCGTGCCATTTGTTACCCAATGTCCTATCCAACAAGGAAATACTTTCAG ataccAATGGCAAGGTAACGCTGGTACTCACTTCTGGCATGCTCACACTGGTCTTCAGAAACTGGATGGTTTATATGGAAGTATAGTCGTTCGTCAACCGCCATCCAAAGACCCCAACAGTCATCtttatgattatgatttgaCGACTCACGTTATGTTACTCAGTGATTGGCTCCACGAGGATGCCGCTGAGAGATTCCCTGGTCGTCTAGCTGTTAACACTGGTCAAGACCCCGAGAACGTGCTTATCAATGGAAAAGGGCAATTTAGAGACCCAAATACTGGATTTATGACGAACACACCTCTTGAAGTTTTCACCATTACACCTGGCAGAAGATACAGGTTCAGAATGATTAATGCCTTTGCTTCAGTTTGCCCCGCCCAAATTACGATCGAGGGTCATAATCTGACAGTAATTGCGACTGACGGAGAGCCAGTGCAACCAGTCAAAGTTAACACAATCATCTCGTTCTCCg GTGAACGTTACGACTTTGTCATCGAAGCGAACAATATACCTGGTGCGTATTGGATTCAAGTACGTGGTCTTGGAGAGTGTGGTATTAAACGAGCTCAGCAACTTGGTATCCTTCGTTACGCTAGAGGACCTTATCAACCATCTTCCACTCCACCGACCTACGATGTTGGAATACCACAAGGAGTC GTAATGAACCCCTTGGATGCGAGATGTAACATTCGCAGAAACGATGCTATTTGCGTCAGCCAACTTAAAAATGCACGAAACATTGACCCCGCGATTTTACAAGAGCGACCTGACGTCAAGATCTTCTTGCCATTCCGTTTCTTCGCCTACAGACCGGAAATGTTATTCCAACCGAACACGTACAACAGATACTTAG TTGCACCACAAGGGGATCACGTAATTAGTTTAATAGACGAAATCTCGTATATGTCTCCACCTGCTCCTCTTATCAGTCAATTTGACGACATTAATCCCGATCAGTTCTGTAACGGTGACAACAGGCCTGCTGACTGCGGACAAAACTGCATGTGCACACACAAAGTGGACATTCCTCTTAACGCTGTCGTAGAAGTTGTAATGGTAGACGaag tACAAATCGCCAACTTATCTCATCCGTTCCACTTACACGGATACGCATACAATGTTATTGGTATCGGCCGATCACCAGACCAGAAcgttaagaaaattaatttgaaacacgCTCTCGATCTTGATAGGAGAGGTTTGCTCGAACGTCATTTGAAACAAGGTGATCTCCCTCCAGCGAAAGATACGATAGCTGTGCCCAACAATGGCTACGTCATTGTCCGTTTCAGAGCTAACAATCCTGGATTCTGGCTTCTTCATTGCCACTTCTTGTTCCACATCGTCATTGGCATGAACGTTGTTCTCCAAGTAGGCACTCACGCAGATCTTCCTCCAATCCCTCCCAACTTCCCGACATGCGGAGACCATCTTCCTCCTATCAACTAA